In one window of Nocardiopsis aegyptia DNA:
- a CDS encoding LLM class flavin-dependent oxidoreductase, which produces MSNVSKVALSVLDHATIVEGSTAGDALRSARELAQNLERWGYQRFWLSEHHNMRAIASAATSVSLGFIAEGTSTIRIGAGGVMLPNHSPLVIAEQFGTLESLYPGRVDLGLGRAPGTDPRTMMALRRDHSAASTFPADVQELQAFFEPAEPGQPVRAVPGEGLRVPLWILGSSLFGAQLAAQLGLPYAFASHFAPDALYEALKAYRAGFRPSEQLDKPYVMAGANVFIADTDAEAKRLFTSMQQAFLGTVRGARGLLQPPVDSLDTMWRPGEKERLDAMLRYSFVGSPETVRPKLEQFITDTGVDEIMVSSMIYDQEARLDSYEALAELFELTASAPESATV; this is translated from the coding sequence ATGTCCAACGTGTCCAAGGTCGCGCTGTCCGTGCTCGACCACGCCACCATCGTCGAGGGCTCCACCGCCGGCGACGCGCTCCGCTCCGCCCGGGAACTCGCGCAGAACCTGGAGCGCTGGGGCTACCAGCGCTTCTGGCTCTCCGAGCACCACAACATGCGGGCCATCGCGAGTGCGGCCACGTCGGTCTCCCTCGGCTTCATCGCCGAGGGCACCTCCACCATCCGGATCGGCGCGGGCGGCGTCATGCTCCCCAACCACTCCCCGCTCGTCATCGCCGAGCAGTTCGGGACGTTGGAGTCGCTCTACCCCGGCCGTGTCGACCTGGGGCTGGGCCGCGCCCCCGGCACCGACCCCCGCACGATGATGGCGTTGCGCCGCGACCACAGCGCGGCCTCCACGTTCCCGGCGGACGTCCAGGAGCTCCAGGCGTTCTTCGAGCCGGCCGAGCCGGGGCAGCCGGTCCGCGCGGTGCCCGGCGAAGGGCTGCGGGTGCCGCTGTGGATCCTGGGCTCCAGTCTCTTCGGCGCCCAGCTCGCCGCACAGCTCGGGCTGCCCTACGCCTTCGCCTCGCACTTCGCTCCGGACGCCCTCTACGAGGCCCTCAAGGCGTACCGTGCCGGATTCCGCCCTTCGGAGCAGTTGGACAAGCCCTACGTCATGGCGGGCGCCAACGTCTTCATCGCCGACACCGACGCCGAGGCCAAGCGGCTGTTCACCTCGATGCAGCAGGCCTTCCTCGGAACCGTCCGCGGTGCGCGCGGCCTGCTGCAACCGCCCGTCGACAGCCTCGACACGATGTGGCGCCCGGGCGAGAAGGAACGACTGGACGCCATGCTTCGTTACTCCTTCGTGGGGTCGCCGGAGACGGTGCGCCCAAAGCTGGAACAGTTCATCACCGACACCGGAGTCGACGAGATCATGGTGTCGTCGATGATCTACGACCAGGAGGCCCGGCTGGACTCCTACGAGGCACTGGCCGAACTGTTCGAGCTGACGGCGTCCGCACCGGAGTCGGCAACCGTCTGA
- a CDS encoding TIGR04222 domain-containing membrane protein codes for MDSSTVVSLVIAVVAGLVVGVIPLLTVLRSRAALNAAIKRTPSVSPPHPDELKPEELAYLAGGPVRVAETVIMDLYLSGRIRQQDARGFFTLVGPSAPFTHEKSLIRRTIIRGFRDRVGLTAREMIRRSMSSGGMIAIADGLKASRLRVDSPGLGRLLASREKVPSRISWMRTLSLLVGIGAGAFHLLVDPGPVSLGLLVGGLFASAMLSVDKAVLDSTGGAALTATTPAGRTVVAEAEERYKVVAQSTDELDRESAVRCTAVTGFRALREAAPAVNRSRPTPRTSSASGSSGGTGNTGGVHASSVDDGIRMESLCGFAEDCQGEIGGSGSGSGSDGWGGGFGGGDGSSGSGDGGSGGGGDSGGGGGDGGGGGGE; via the coding sequence TTGGACAGCAGCACGGTCGTGTCCCTGGTGATCGCGGTGGTCGCGGGGCTGGTGGTCGGAGTGATTCCGCTCCTGACCGTGCTCCGCAGCCGTGCGGCGCTGAACGCCGCCATCAAGCGCACGCCCTCCGTGAGTCCGCCCCATCCCGATGAGCTGAAACCCGAGGAACTCGCCTATCTCGCCGGCGGTCCGGTGCGCGTGGCTGAGACCGTCATCATGGACCTCTACCTCTCGGGACGGATCCGTCAGCAGGACGCTCGGGGCTTCTTCACCCTGGTCGGCCCGTCAGCGCCGTTCACGCACGAGAAGTCGCTCATTCGGCGGACCATCATCCGGGGCTTCCGCGACCGCGTGGGTCTGACCGCGCGGGAGATGATCCGGCGCTCGATGAGCAGTGGCGGAATGATCGCCATCGCCGACGGTCTCAAGGCCTCGCGACTGCGGGTGGACTCTCCCGGACTCGGCCGGCTACTGGCATCCAGGGAGAAGGTGCCGTCCCGCATCTCGTGGATGCGGACCCTGAGTCTTCTCGTGGGCATCGGCGCGGGAGCCTTCCACCTCCTGGTCGACCCAGGACCCGTCTCCCTCGGTCTCCTGGTCGGCGGCCTCTTCGCCTCGGCGATGCTGTCGGTGGACAAGGCCGTCCTCGACTCCACCGGTGGCGCCGCGCTCACGGCGACGACTCCAGCGGGCCGGACCGTGGTCGCGGAGGCCGAGGAGCGCTACAAGGTCGTCGCCCAGTCCACCGACGAACTGGATCGTGAGTCGGCGGTGCGCTGCACAGCGGTGACCGGCTTCCGAGCCCTGCGTGAGGCTGCGCCCGCCGTGAACCGCTCCAGGCCCACCCCGCGCACGTCGTCCGCGTCGGGCTCCTCCGGAGGAACGGGGAACACGGGAGGTGTCCATGCCTCCTCCGTCGACGATGGCATCCGGATGGAGTCCCTCTGTGGATTCGCCGAAGACTGCCAGGGCGAGATCGGCGGAAGCGGCTCGGGTTCCGGGAGCGACGGTTGGGGCGGCGGTTTCGGCGGTGGTGACGGGAGTAGTGGCTCCGGCGATGGTGGCTCCGGTGGGGGCGGGGACAGCGGTGGCGGCGGAGGAGACGGTGGTGGAGGCGGCGGCGAATGA